From Gimesia panareensis, the proteins below share one genomic window:
- a CDS encoding RHS repeat-associated core domain-containing protein, whose amino-acid sequence METVTITNLDGTGAATSIEKATYDYDATGIRVSALYEVDTDADGTVDEITKTEYLNDPSNLTGYSQVIQETEYDENGVISKRVIYTLGHDQISQTTIEYVSGVAQTSETLFFGYDGTGSTRVLFDIAGAIATVAGVEQLFFFDAYGNLLNMEASQAATSYLYRGEQFDARIGQQYLRARYYDPASGRFNRLDPFQGRIYDPQSLHKYLYAHGDPINGIDPTGMFTIAGLLNTISVRGQQFARQYNSASKAGTKVYKVLVSTIVILNYSLAFQDSKLVYANALATPYNLKLLKQFNNIKPHKIQAFVFNRDFPYGSA is encoded by the coding sequence ATGGAAACGGTCACAATCACAAACTTAGACGGAACCGGAGCGGCAACCAGCATCGAAAAGGCAACGTACGATTACGATGCAACTGGAATTCGTGTTTCAGCTCTTTATGAAGTTGACACCGACGCGGATGGTACTGTCGATGAAATAACCAAGACCGAATACCTGAACGATCCCTCTAATCTTACGGGTTATTCCCAAGTCATTCAGGAAACCGAATACGATGAGAATGGGGTGATCTCAAAACGTGTGATTTATACACTCGGTCATGATCAGATCAGCCAGACGACTATTGAATATGTGAGTGGAGTTGCTCAAACTTCTGAAACACTATTCTTTGGTTATGATGGAACAGGATCGACACGTGTTCTGTTTGATATTGCAGGCGCTATTGCAACAGTAGCTGGCGTCGAACAACTCTTCTTCTTTGATGCCTATGGTAACCTGCTCAATATGGAGGCCAGTCAGGCTGCAACCAGTTACCTGTATCGGGGTGAGCAATTTGATGCTCGAATTGGCCAGCAATATTTAAGGGCGAGATATTATGATCCTGCTTCAGGTCGGTTTAATAGGCTCGATCCATTTCAGGGAAGAATATATGATCCACAGTCATTACATAAATACCTATATGCACATGGTGATCCAATTAATGGAATTGACCCAACAGGAATGTTCACAATTGCAGGACTCCTAAACACAATCAGTGTCCGTGGACAACAGTTTGCCCGGCAGTATAATTCTGCCAGTAAAGCTGGAACCAAAGTTTATAAGGTGCTCGTATCAACGATTGTTATTTTAAATTACTCTCTTGCATTTCAAGATTCAAAGCTTGTGTATGCCAATGCTCTTGCAACTCCATATAACTTAAAGTTGTTAAAGCAGTTCAATAATATTAAACCACATAAAATTCAAGCCTTTGTATTTAACCGAGATTTCCCATATGGATCAGCCTGA
- a CDS encoding DUF1549 domain-containing protein — translation MTDSRIRTLFVTLLSCLCLLAGSRFCAAEPLDFQRDVAPLLKQHCLVCHNKRIRQGELSLHSQQATLHGGESGPVVDPGDPEASYLLDLITPSDGVAEMPREAPPLSEKEQAVFRRWIKAGAPWPEKLELEPPLLWSLKPLTQPAVPTDVKSTAEFSIRNSIDAFIASRLQQAGVPPAPPADRRTLIRRLYLDLVGLLPSPEEVEAFVADTDSGAWERLVDKLLASPHFGERWGRYWLDMARYADSSGYLGDSMRPHVWVYREWVIDAINEDMPFDQFSIEQLAGDLFEKPTVDQKVATGFHRNTLKNTEAGVDLELYRTKEIVDRVNTTGMVWLGLTFGCAECHDHKHDPISQNEFYQLYSFFNNADESTVKVKRDWEEQEYQEALAGWQPDYDRCQAELKAFEKADLTEKQRAEIDKILKGYKRSSDLKKLEPFYQTKKEGWDKLSAKLGKLLSTQPKAPSTRAPVFSERTKDRRETFVHVRGVYNRPGDKVSPGTPSVLPDLQLYRYSTDR, via the coding sequence ATGACTGATTCGAGAATTCGGACCCTATTTGTCACCCTCCTGAGTTGCCTGTGTCTGCTCGCCGGCAGCCGATTCTGCGCTGCAGAACCTCTCGATTTCCAACGGGATGTGGCTCCGCTGCTGAAGCAGCACTGTCTGGTCTGCCATAACAAACGGATTCGACAGGGAGAGCTCTCACTGCATTCCCAGCAGGCGACCTTGCACGGGGGCGAGAGTGGACCGGTCGTCGATCCAGGCGATCCGGAGGCGAGTTATTTGCTGGATCTGATCACGCCCAGTGACGGAGTCGCCGAGATGCCCCGCGAGGCACCGCCGCTCTCGGAAAAAGAACAGGCCGTCTTCCGCCGCTGGATTAAAGCGGGGGCACCCTGGCCGGAGAAACTGGAGCTGGAACCGCCACTGTTGTGGTCGCTGAAACCGTTGACTCAGCCGGCGGTTCCCACCGATGTGAAATCGACGGCCGAATTTTCGATCCGCAACTCCATCGATGCTTTTATTGCCTCGCGTTTGCAGCAGGCCGGTGTCCCACCCGCTCCGCCTGCAGATCGGCGGACCTTGATCCGCCGCCTCTATCTGGATCTGGTCGGCTTGTTGCCATCTCCGGAAGAGGTGGAAGCGTTTGTGGCAGATACGGATTCGGGTGCCTGGGAACGACTCGTCGACAAGCTGCTGGCTTCTCCTCATTTCGGCGAACGCTGGGGACGCTACTGGCTGGACATGGCCCGTTATGCGGACAGCTCCGGTTACCTGGGGGACAGCATGCGACCCCACGTCTGGGTCTATCGGGAATGGGTCATCGATGCAATCAACGAAGACATGCCCTTCGATCAGTTCTCGATCGAACAGTTGGCTGGTGACCTGTTCGAGAAGCCGACGGTGGATCAAAAAGTGGCGACCGGCTTTCATCGCAATACTCTGAAAAACACGGAGGCGGGCGTCGACCTGGAACTGTACCGCACGAAAGAAATTGTCGATCGTGTCAACACGACCGGCATGGTCTGGCTGGGGCTGACGTTTGGCTGTGCCGAGTGTCACGATCACAAACACGATCCCATTTCCCAGAACGAATTTTACCAGCTGTATTCTTTCTTCAATAACGCCGACGAATCCACCGTAAAAGTCAAGCGGGACTGGGAAGAACAGGAATACCAGGAAGCCCTTGCCGGCTGGCAGCCCGATTACGATCGTTGCCAGGCGGAACTCAAGGCCTTCGAAAAGGCGGACCTCACCGAAAAGCAACGTGCTGAAATCGACAAGATTCTGAAGGGCTATAAACGCTCGTCCGATCTGAAAAAACTGGAACCCTTTTATCAGACGAAAAAAGAGGGCTGGGATAAGCTCTCTGCAAAGTTGGGTAAATTACTCTCCACTCAGCCGAAAGCTCCTTCGACGCGTGCTCCCGTTTTCTCAGAACGAACCAAAGACCGCCGGGAAACCTTCGTGCATGTCCGCGGCGTATATAACCGGCCTGGAGACAAGGTTAGCCCGGGGACACCTTCCGTACTGCCGGACCTACAGCTATACCGGTACTCAACAGACCGGTAA
- a CDS encoding neutral/alkaline non-lysosomal ceramidase N-terminal domain-containing protein, protein MFSNLRRLFVLLICFALTLTLGHASRAAEEQPVLLAGAATSNITPPLGELIVGGWQPIPAKRVHDELHARCIVLDNGQTRLAIVLCDNVGIPESVFDLAKEQVHKHTKIPKSHLLMASTHTHSATTARGPSKVLRETEFTEYQKFLASRISDGVRRALYQLEPARIGWGQVDEPSEVFNRRWYVNDTSLLTNPFGGLDRVRMNPPRGNKALDRPAGSTDPQVSFISIQSLKGRPIALLANYSLHYVGGVQSGDVSADYFGYFAKYIEQKLGAQDQSPPFVGILSNGTSGDVNNINFTQKGGKRYQRYEKMQEVAEKVASRVYEAQQTIKYQNWVPLGAATAKLPLKLRKPTPEILAHFEKVKSESGNGNRAKHRREEIYAERIAKIMDAPDQIEIPLQVMRIGSLGITAIPFETFTETGLELKERSPFKSTFTIELANGSFGYLPTPEQHRLGGYETWLGTNYVEKDASTKIVNTLLKLFAELKKEDS, encoded by the coding sequence ATGTTTTCCAACCTGCGTCGATTATTCGTATTGCTGATCTGTTTCGCTCTGACACTGACCCTGGGGCATGCATCCCGGGCCGCAGAGGAACAGCCGGTTCTGCTCGCAGGGGCAGCGACCAGTAATATTACGCCTCCCCTGGGAGAACTGATCGTGGGGGGCTGGCAGCCGATCCCCGCCAAACGCGTTCACGACGAACTGCACGCCCGCTGCATCGTATTGGATAACGGGCAGACCAGGCTGGCGATTGTGCTCTGTGATAACGTCGGCATTCCGGAATCGGTCTTCGATCTGGCCAAAGAGCAGGTTCACAAGCACACCAAAATTCCGAAGTCGCATCTGCTGATGGCGTCGACACACACGCATTCCGCCACCACGGCACGCGGCCCTTCGAAGGTGCTGCGGGAAACCGAGTTCACCGAGTATCAGAAATTTCTGGCCAGCCGGATTTCCGATGGCGTCCGTCGGGCCCTGTATCAACTCGAACCGGCGCGGATTGGCTGGGGGCAGGTCGATGAGCCTTCGGAAGTCTTTAACCGTCGCTGGTATGTGAATGACACTTCGCTGCTGACCAACCCCTTTGGTGGACTGGATCGTGTCCGCATGAATCCGCCCCGGGGAAACAAAGCCCTGGATCGCCCCGCTGGTTCCACCGACCCGCAGGTCAGTTTCATTTCGATTCAGAGTCTGAAAGGGCGGCCGATCGCGTTGCTCGCCAATTACTCACTGCATTATGTGGGGGGCGTGCAGTCAGGCGATGTGTCGGCTGACTACTTCGGCTACTTCGCGAAATACATTGAACAGAAGCTGGGCGCCCAGGATCAGTCCCCCCCCTTCGTCGGCATCCTGTCGAACGGGACCAGCGGTGATGTCAACAACATCAACTTCACCCAGAAGGGGGGCAAGCGGTACCAGCGTTATGAAAAGATGCAGGAAGTGGCAGAGAAAGTCGCCAGCCGCGTCTATGAAGCACAGCAGACGATCAAGTATCAGAACTGGGTGCCGCTCGGAGCGGCCACGGCTAAGCTGCCTTTGAAACTCCGCAAACCGACACCCGAAATACTGGCACACTTCGAGAAAGTCAAATCCGAATCAGGGAACGGTAATCGGGCAAAGCATCGGCGGGAAGAAATTTACGCCGAACGGATCGCGAAAATCATGGATGCACCGGACCAGATCGAAATCCCCCTGCAGGTGATGCGGATCGGTTCGCTGGGGATTACCGCGATTCCCTTTGAAACGTTTACCGAAACCGGCCTGGAACTCAAAGAACGCAGTCCCTTCAAGTCGACATTTACCATCGAACTGGCCAACGGTTCGTTCGGTTATCTGCCGACACCGGAACAGCATCGACTGGGGGGCTATGAAACCTGGCTGGGCACGAATTATGTTGAAAAAGATGCCAGCACGAAAATTGTCAACACGCTGCTCAAGCTGTTTGCTGAGCTGAAAAAAGAAGATTCCTGA
- a CDS encoding cation-translocating P-type ATPase has product MNQADNSPATWYQLDIETIADRLQSPEQGLTHTEVETRRAEVGLNELVEKQRKSVWMMFLDQFKDFMILVLIAAAVISGIIGEPADTIAITVIVLLNAILGFVQEYRAEKAMAALKKMAAPSANVIREDNVETVPVSQLVPGDRVILEAGNIVPADLRLTEAVQLQIDEAALTGESLPVEKITRVIPDEDLPLGDRKNLAFKGTLITKGRGQGVVTETGMQTQLGQIATLLQDQEEGRTPLQKRLAAFGQKLAYAIFAICIIVFVAGLLRGEPPLLMLLTAISLAVAAIPEALPAVITISLALGARKLVKQHALIRKLPAVETLGSVSYICTDKTGTLTQNRMTVEKVYLNGELVSTDELPATDAESTTEQSLAEKPHTELLLCALSLCNDTRLDNADEVIGDPTETALFELAREKGFLRAPLEGAFPRLAEIPFDAERKLMTTFHPWNEGQVVSITKGAAEEIVARSTHVHSPTEPSAIDRDTVLDHAEQIAGNGLRTLGFGLRIWDSVPETLNPEEVESELTLAGMIGMLDPPRPEAAESVALCRSAGIHPVMITGDHPLTAEVIARRVGIIGEHDAGAVITGRQLEQLSLEELENRIEKIRVYARVSPQQKLKIVQALQDRGHYVAMTGDGVNDAPALKRADIGVAMGITGTDVSKEAAHMILLDDNFATIVKTVKEGRRIFDNIRKFIKYTMTSNLGEIWTIFLAPLLGLPIPLLPIHILWINLVTDGVPGLALTAEPGEKNLMQRPPRDPKENIFAHGLGAQMIWVGLLMGAVCLFTQAWFIDRSQTHWQTMVFTVLCLSQMGNVLAIRSERESFFSQGPLSNKPLFAAVLLTFILQMATIYVPVLNTVFKTAPLTAGELAVTLALSSIVFLAVEVEKALKRRKSSA; this is encoded by the coding sequence ATGAATCAAGCCGATAATTCTCCCGCCACCTGGTATCAGCTCGACATCGAGACCATCGCGGACCGTCTGCAGTCTCCCGAGCAGGGGCTGACGCACACCGAAGTCGAAACCCGACGAGCCGAAGTCGGTCTGAACGAACTGGTTGAAAAGCAGCGAAAATCGGTCTGGATGATGTTTCTGGATCAGTTCAAAGATTTCATGATTCTGGTGCTGATCGCGGCGGCTGTGATCTCAGGAATCATCGGGGAACCTGCCGACACGATTGCGATCACCGTGATCGTACTGCTGAATGCCATTCTGGGCTTCGTGCAGGAATACCGGGCCGAGAAAGCGATGGCCGCACTCAAGAAGATGGCGGCTCCCTCGGCGAACGTCATCCGTGAAGACAACGTCGAAACCGTTCCGGTCAGCCAACTGGTTCCCGGGGACCGGGTGATCCTGGAAGCCGGCAACATTGTGCCCGCAGACTTGAGACTGACGGAAGCGGTCCAGTTGCAGATCGATGAAGCAGCTTTGACAGGGGAGTCGCTGCCCGTCGAAAAAATCACCCGGGTCATTCCTGACGAGGACCTCCCCCTGGGCGACCGGAAAAACCTGGCCTTTAAAGGGACACTGATCACCAAAGGCCGCGGACAGGGTGTGGTAACGGAAACAGGCATGCAGACGCAACTGGGACAGATCGCCACCCTGCTCCAGGACCAGGAAGAGGGACGGACGCCCCTGCAGAAACGCCTGGCCGCTTTTGGCCAAAAGCTCGCGTATGCGATTTTTGCGATCTGCATCATCGTCTTTGTGGCCGGCCTGCTCAGAGGCGAACCGCCTCTACTGATGCTGCTGACCGCGATCTCGCTCGCGGTAGCTGCGATCCCCGAAGCCTTACCCGCGGTCATTACGATCTCCCTCGCCCTGGGAGCCCGCAAGCTGGTCAAGCAGCATGCTCTGATTCGCAAACTGCCCGCGGTGGAAACCCTGGGATCGGTCTCTTATATCTGCACCGACAAGACCGGAACCCTCACACAGAACCGGATGACAGTCGAAAAGGTTTACCTCAACGGAGAACTCGTTTCGACGGACGAACTTCCTGCCACAGACGCGGAATCCACGACCGAGCAGAGTCTCGCAGAGAAACCGCATACGGAACTGCTGCTGTGTGCCCTGTCGCTGTGTAATGACACGCGACTGGACAACGCAGACGAGGTCATCGGCGATCCGACAGAAACGGCCCTGTTTGAACTGGCGCGCGAAAAAGGATTTCTACGCGCGCCCCTGGAAGGCGCATTCCCCCGACTGGCTGAGATCCCCTTTGATGCGGAACGCAAGCTGATGACCACGTTTCATCCCTGGAACGAGGGGCAGGTCGTTTCAATTACCAAAGGTGCTGCTGAAGAGATCGTGGCCCGCTCGACCCACGTGCATTCGCCAACAGAACCTTCAGCCATTGATCGCGACACGGTGTTAGACCATGCCGAACAGATTGCAGGCAACGGTCTGCGAACCCTGGGCTTTGGGCTGCGGATCTGGGATTCTGTGCCGGAGACGCTGAATCCGGAAGAGGTGGAATCGGAACTGACGCTGGCGGGCATGATCGGCATGCTGGATCCTCCCCGTCCGGAAGCAGCAGAATCGGTGGCGCTCTGTCGTTCTGCCGGCATTCATCCCGTGATGATCACCGGCGATCATCCGTTAACTGCGGAAGTCATTGCCCGGCGGGTGGGGATCATCGGCGAACACGATGCAGGCGCTGTCATCACCGGACGTCAGTTGGAACAGCTGTCTCTGGAAGAGCTGGAAAACCGGATCGAAAAAATTCGCGTCTACGCCCGCGTCTCTCCCCAACAGAAACTGAAAATCGTGCAGGCACTCCAGGACCGCGGGCATTATGTGGCGATGACCGGGGACGGCGTGAATGATGCGCCCGCTTTGAAACGGGCCGACATTGGAGTCGCGATGGGCATCACGGGCACGGACGTCTCCAAGGAAGCAGCGCACATGATTCTGCTGGACGATAATTTTGCGACCATCGTCAAGACGGTCAAAGAGGGACGGCGGATCTTTGACAACATTCGCAAGTTTATCAAATACACGATGACCAGCAACCTGGGCGAGATCTGGACGATCTTTCTGGCCCCCCTGCTCGGCCTGCCCATCCCGCTGCTGCCGATTCATATTCTGTGGATCAATCTCGTCACCGATGGCGTTCCCGGCCTGGCACTCACCGCCGAGCCGGGTGAAAAAAATCTGATGCAGCGTCCTCCTCGCGATCCGAAAGAGAATATATTCGCCCACGGACTGGGAGCCCAAATGATCTGGGTGGGCCTGCTGATGGGCGCAGTCTGTCTGTTTACGCAGGCCTGGTTTATCGATCGCAGTCAGACGCACTGGCAGACGATGGTCTTCACCGTCCTCTGTTTAAGCCAGATGGGAAACGTCCTGGCAATTCGCTCGGAACGGGAATCGTTTTTTTCACAGGGGCCGCTCTCCAATAAGCCGCTGTTCGCAGCCGTGCTGCTGACGTTCATACTGCAGATGGCTACGATCTATGTACCCGTGCTGAACACCGTCTTTAAGACCGCCCCGCTGACGGCAGGGGAACTGGCTGTCACTCTCGCGCTCTCCTCGATCGTATTCCTGGCGGTCGAAGTGGAAAAAGCATTGAAACGCAGAAAGTCTTCTGCTTGA
- a CDS encoding DUF1559 domain-containing protein, whose amino-acid sequence MKNIGKERRRGFTLIELLVVIAIIAILIALLLPAVQQAREAARRSTCKNNLKQLGLALHNYHDAFGMFVLRKGGTNGSDSNTSNRGRLCGFVGLLPYIDQAPLFNKISAGDSSHSPFGPAAWRGWGVWNVTIPMLRCPSDGRDKRTIRTNNYVFCLGDSSRSINGGNSRGMFPNRNGTRIRDITDGTSNTIAMSEHVRANYSPSTSNAKRSRVEGIAMGQTPRTNPGTCMALASGAGWVSGTSVKGKHGTSLWDGQAERCGFTTILPPNAPSCAEGTNVNADSSHAALAPSSLHVGGVHILMADGAVRFISSNINTGNLSAATPNPGAISASPYGVWGALGTKEGGEVLGEY is encoded by the coding sequence GTGAAGAACATTGGTAAAGAAAGACGCCGTGGTTTTACATTGATTGAACTGCTGGTTGTGATTGCTATCATTGCCATTTTAATTGCATTACTGTTGCCAGCAGTACAACAGGCTCGTGAAGCGGCACGACGTTCGACCTGTAAAAACAATCTGAAACAACTCGGGTTGGCTCTACACAACTACCACGATGCATTTGGGATGTTTGTCCTGCGTAAGGGGGGGACAAACGGTTCTGACAGCAATACTTCCAACCGGGGCCGTCTCTGTGGTTTTGTCGGTCTGCTGCCCTACATTGATCAGGCGCCGTTGTTCAACAAAATTTCTGCCGGCGATTCTTCACATTCTCCTTTTGGTCCCGCTGCCTGGCGAGGCTGGGGTGTCTGGAATGTCACGATTCCCATGTTACGCTGTCCATCTGACGGACGTGACAAACGGACCATTCGGACGAACAATTACGTCTTCTGTCTGGGCGATTCTTCCCGAAGTATCAACGGGGGCAACAGTCGTGGGATGTTCCCCAATCGCAATGGCACACGCATTCGCGATATTACCGACGGGACCAGTAACACCATCGCCATGAGTGAGCACGTGCGTGCTAACTATAGTCCTTCTACCAGCAATGCCAAACGCAGCCGCGTGGAAGGGATTGCGATGGGGCAGACACCTCGTACCAATCCCGGTACCTGTATGGCCCTGGCTTCCGGTGCCGGCTGGGTCAGTGGAACTTCCGTGAAAGGGAAACATGGTACGTCCCTGTGGGATGGCCAGGCTGAGCGTTGTGGATTTACGACAATCCTGCCTCCGAATGCACCCTCCTGTGCAGAAGGGACCAATGTGAATGCGGACTCGAGTCATGCGGCTCTGGCTCCCTCCAGCCTGCACGTCGGTGGTGTGCATATCCTGATGGCTGATGGGGCGGTTCGTTTTATCTCGTCCAACATCAACACTGGGAACTTAAGTGCAGCGACTCCGAATCCCGGCGCTATTTCTGCCAGCCCTTATGGTGTCTGGGGGGCCCTGGGTACCAAAGAAGGTGGCGAAGTACTGGGTGAATATTAA
- a CDS encoding carboxypeptidase-like regulatory domain-containing protein codes for MLPLKRSKSLLYFTLLSCSVSALLTGCGGGAEGERPNRTPVSGTVTYNGEPVEGASISFVPVDQTKGQNANGLTDNAGLFQMGTFEGTDGVVAGEYTVMITQFEPAEVSQALPEDDPNYDPNPKPQPPPENLLPEKYASADNSGLTVTVEDGKEIADLKFDLQE; via the coding sequence ATGCTCCCACTCAAACGAAGTAAAAGCCTCCTCTACTTCACTCTGTTGTCCTGCTCCGTCAGTGCCCTGCTCACAGGTTGTGGTGGTGGTGCCGAAGGTGAGCGTCCGAACCGGACTCCCGTCTCCGGTACTGTGACTTATAACGGAGAACCCGTTGAGGGGGCCAGTATCTCTTTCGTTCCCGTCGATCAGACAAAGGGACAAAACGCAAATGGACTCACTGACAATGCGGGTCTGTTTCAGATGGGAACGTTTGAAGGCACTGATGGTGTGGTGGCGGGTGAGTACACGGTCATGATCACCCAATTCGAACCTGCTGAAGTCAGCCAGGCACTGCCGGAAGATGATCCCAACTACGACCCGAATCCCAAACCACAACCGCCGCCCGAAAATCTGCTGCCGGAAAAATACGCTTCTGCCGACAACTCTGGCCTGACGGTCACGGTCGAAGACGGCAAAGAAATCGCCGATCTCAAATTTGATCTGCAGGAGTAA
- a CDS encoding peroxiredoxin family protein, which translates to MHYGRPAPEIKPASWVTREGVSPPPDTKGKVVLIEFWGTHCGSCIAQLPKVRTAARYYADQPFVLIGMHDSHISVPELQKLAEKEEIDYQLAIDRPSTRKGFFGETIRNYNVRGIPSAAVIDQQGNLAYVGYFSQALKTVDRLLKDKATSP; encoded by the coding sequence GTGCACTATGGCAGACCAGCTCCGGAAATCAAACCAGCCAGCTGGGTCACCCGTGAAGGAGTCTCCCCTCCGCCGGATACGAAAGGCAAAGTTGTGCTGATTGAGTTCTGGGGCACACACTGTGGTTCCTGTATCGCACAGCTGCCGAAAGTTCGAACTGCCGCCCGCTATTATGCTGACCAGCCATTCGTACTGATCGGCATGCACGACAGCCATATCAGTGTCCCGGAACTGCAGAAGCTTGCGGAAAAAGAAGAGATCGACTACCAGCTGGCCATCGATCGCCCCTCGACCCGCAAAGGGTTCTTTGGTGAAACCATACGCAATTACAACGTGCGTGGCATTCCCTCGGCAGCCGTCATCGACCAACAGGGGAACCTGGCTTACGTCGGTTACTTCAGTCAAGCTTTGAAGACCGTAGATCGCCTGTTGAAAGACAAGGCCACTTCGCCCTAA